The proteins below are encoded in one region of Planctopirus limnophila DSM 3776:
- a CDS encoding coiled-coil domain-containing protein codes for MAGQSRNAGWSGELSGTERSRRSAPATFGKSSAQKILETFADLQRFITWHRAIQGFCLLIIWWSLVTLVGGMFDYWLRPADWPSRSLWLIVFLGVGSYGIRTLWRSSSLQTLSAVGLGLQLERKQPQLVDRLASGVEFSSRAFDRDAGSVALQKYAIDLAASKLPRKPAELVVNSGHTLRLAVMAVTFLTVLGGFAMTRPVLARTALARLYTPWLAVNWPENVHLQILSAKDGLPTSLSHKLMDPVPFSHLTSAEQIESAPSSEEVPLDHRLGSTLDVLVYNRRGKLPDNLQLETTTSEPVDAQSIQNVTPMIPAGVALEIPDPRPLERFLPKQISPVEVKNGVLNRFTEMALFQLPVTQNRMWFRVAGGDHATAWRLIRGIEPVRLERFQIRLEPPTYLQQTHVTLPENVGSFEAPVGSRVFFEGTTSRQTTSARLRFGDGKSLKLRLLPKTQEVQGVFALTQPGNGSWTIELSDATGIQEIDPTRFPFRVIADQAPIVTLEAPETDLTVTMQAMIPLRARARDDHSLALTGFAYRWNGTAQWETLASWPVSFDNQGAELASAERQSQFETTLDLAKLTVPESSPREMKISVMAFARDRFHLGTAPEDADGDELGHEGRSTIRWITILTPAEKQNELAERVLSQIEALRRVRERLEKGRQTATEWATTQRRLQEEKSNVPPDATLQELGRQLTQANEQARQQVEANIIPEFERIRREGMENQVIDETQAREWQAVKEELRELTTGPLTDLAELSSKASQPISQKETTPAKDDSDPSQADPSQTLAEALRQNQEAAIETTSALISRLSQWEGKRGLQRELDELQKQQAALQKESAELATETIARGEMELSSQQKSQLLTLKDRQRALAGRVEQWRKTLGQLQAGTRSAKAEMDLEDRQSLKSSQQIFDQAALQELALDAAEHLAENQLGKAAEKQTQLLNGMEKLRQEFLNRPPAADELLLGKIENLERDVQEELLKTLSQPDQNSTDEEQLQKRTRDEELSARAGKLGLRRAAATLEQAAEVTSPRDRKSSDASRKDEEPDELSPEELTLRRQREEQRRELMEQATREIAQERRLLQEKLLAEKISKVVDQLQSLLERVQGQDAEIQRLAQIGGTAGQFSRSQLKTLIGVAEATTSIRDELGAIAENVAPAEILSWSIRQTSELAGHVARDLRERQVEPAARERSQQLIKRLTAIVQVLRESSSSQSQTGSGGGRSTENGPANQEGSGPPGEAISKLVQLRLIRDLQQDLMARTKEFEADGAQGTTDVQREQLAREQAELRELLSNLLDQLSSQASSRPSENRPSEKPLSEQPAPSPPLKDSTDRPIDRPFNGPADEGSQP; via the coding sequence ATGGCCGGCCAATCACGAAATGCGGGATGGTCTGGCGAACTTTCGGGGACAGAGCGCTCTCGAAGATCCGCTCCGGCCACATTCGGAAAATCCTCTGCGCAAAAGATTCTCGAAACGTTCGCAGATCTGCAGCGATTCATTACCTGGCATCGAGCGATTCAGGGGTTTTGTCTGCTGATCATCTGGTGGAGCCTGGTGACTCTGGTCGGGGGAATGTTTGACTACTGGCTGCGTCCAGCCGACTGGCCATCTCGATCGTTATGGCTGATCGTCTTTCTGGGAGTGGGAAGCTATGGGATTCGAACGCTCTGGCGAAGTTCATCACTTCAAACCCTGAGTGCTGTCGGGCTGGGGCTACAACTGGAGCGGAAGCAACCACAACTGGTCGATCGACTGGCCAGTGGAGTCGAATTTTCATCGCGAGCTTTTGATCGGGATGCCGGTTCGGTGGCCTTGCAGAAATACGCGATCGATCTGGCTGCCAGCAAACTTCCCCGCAAGCCTGCCGAACTCGTCGTCAATTCTGGCCACACTTTACGTCTGGCAGTCATGGCGGTGACGTTCCTGACTGTGCTGGGTGGTTTCGCCATGACGCGCCCGGTATTGGCACGCACGGCTCTGGCTCGCCTGTATACGCCCTGGCTGGCGGTCAACTGGCCGGAAAATGTCCACCTGCAGATTCTTTCGGCGAAAGATGGTCTTCCGACATCACTCTCGCACAAGCTCATGGATCCGGTGCCGTTTTCCCACCTGACGAGTGCAGAGCAGATTGAATCTGCTCCCTCCAGTGAAGAAGTTCCGCTTGATCACCGGCTGGGGAGCACTCTGGATGTTCTGGTCTATAACCGCCGCGGAAAGCTACCCGACAATTTACAGCTTGAGACCACCACGTCAGAGCCAGTGGATGCGCAGTCAATTCAAAATGTGACGCCGATGATTCCTGCCGGTGTGGCACTCGAGATTCCCGATCCTCGCCCACTCGAAAGATTTCTGCCCAAGCAGATTTCACCCGTAGAAGTCAAAAACGGTGTGTTGAACCGCTTCACGGAGATGGCACTTTTTCAGTTGCCGGTCACTCAGAACCGCATGTGGTTTCGTGTTGCCGGTGGAGATCATGCGACAGCGTGGCGGCTGATTCGAGGGATTGAACCCGTTCGTCTGGAGCGATTTCAGATTCGTTTAGAACCACCCACGTATTTGCAGCAAACTCATGTGACACTTCCTGAGAATGTGGGGAGCTTTGAGGCTCCTGTGGGTTCGAGAGTTTTTTTCGAGGGAACAACTTCACGCCAGACCACATCGGCCCGCTTGCGATTCGGCGATGGAAAATCCTTAAAGCTGCGGCTTTTGCCCAAGACACAGGAAGTTCAAGGCGTCTTCGCACTTACGCAGCCTGGAAATGGTTCATGGACGATCGAGCTATCTGATGCCACCGGCATTCAAGAGATCGATCCCACTCGATTCCCTTTTCGAGTGATTGCCGACCAGGCCCCCATCGTCACGCTTGAAGCGCCGGAAACCGATCTGACAGTCACCATGCAGGCGATGATCCCTTTAAGGGCTCGTGCGCGTGATGATCACAGCCTGGCACTGACTGGATTTGCCTATCGCTGGAATGGAACAGCTCAGTGGGAAACGCTGGCCTCATGGCCTGTGAGCTTCGACAATCAGGGAGCTGAGCTTGCTTCAGCAGAAAGACAATCTCAGTTCGAAACCACTCTCGATCTTGCCAAGTTGACTGTTCCAGAATCTTCCCCAAGGGAAATGAAAATCTCGGTCATGGCGTTTGCTCGAGACCGCTTTCATCTGGGAACTGCGCCCGAAGATGCCGATGGAGACGAACTCGGTCATGAAGGCCGCAGCACGATTCGCTGGATTACGATTCTGACCCCAGCGGAAAAGCAGAATGAACTCGCTGAGCGTGTATTGAGTCAGATCGAAGCTCTCAGGAGAGTTCGCGAGCGACTGGAAAAAGGTCGGCAGACTGCCACCGAATGGGCCACAACTCAGCGGCGGCTCCAGGAGGAAAAGTCGAATGTTCCTCCCGACGCCACACTTCAGGAATTGGGGCGACAACTGACGCAAGCCAACGAACAGGCCCGCCAGCAGGTGGAAGCGAATATTATTCCCGAGTTCGAGCGAATCCGTCGGGAAGGGATGGAAAATCAGGTCATCGATGAAACGCAAGCGAGAGAATGGCAAGCGGTAAAAGAGGAACTCCGGGAACTGACGACTGGCCCACTGACCGATTTAGCAGAGCTTTCCTCGAAAGCCTCACAACCCATTTCTCAAAAGGAAACGACCCCTGCGAAAGATGATTCTGATCCATCCCAGGCTGACCCGTCTCAGACGCTGGCTGAGGCTCTCCGTCAGAACCAGGAAGCGGCCATCGAGACGACCAGCGCTCTGATTTCTCGATTGAGTCAGTGGGAGGGGAAGCGGGGATTGCAGCGGGAACTTGATGAACTGCAAAAGCAGCAAGCCGCTCTGCAGAAGGAATCGGCTGAGCTTGCGACAGAAACGATTGCCCGTGGTGAAATGGAGTTGAGCAGCCAACAGAAAAGCCAGTTACTCACGTTGAAAGATCGTCAACGGGCCTTGGCAGGACGTGTGGAACAATGGCGAAAAACGCTTGGTCAACTGCAAGCGGGAACTCGATCAGCCAAAGCAGAGATGGACCTTGAAGATCGCCAGAGCCTGAAGAGTTCTCAACAGATTTTCGATCAGGCCGCACTCCAGGAGCTGGCTCTGGATGCGGCTGAACATCTGGCTGAAAACCAGCTGGGAAAGGCCGCGGAAAAACAGACTCAGCTACTCAATGGCATGGAGAAACTTCGTCAGGAATTTCTGAATCGACCGCCTGCAGCCGATGAGTTATTGCTGGGGAAAATCGAAAATCTCGAACGGGATGTTCAGGAAGAACTCCTCAAAACATTGAGCCAGCCCGACCAGAACAGTACCGATGAAGAACAACTGCAAAAACGGACGCGTGATGAGGAACTCTCTGCCAGAGCCGGCAAGCTGGGTTTGAGACGAGCCGCTGCGACACTCGAACAAGCGGCGGAGGTGACATCACCTCGCGACAGAAAAAGTTCTGATGCTTCTCGCAAAGACGAGGAGCCAGACGAACTGTCCCCCGAGGAACTGACACTCCGGCGCCAGCGGGAAGAGCAGCGGCGGGAACTGATGGAACAGGCCACTCGGGAAATTGCTCAAGAACGCCGCCTGTTGCAGGAAAAGCTGCTTGCCGAGAAGATTTCGAAAGTCGTGGATCAGCTTCAATCGTTGCTGGAGCGTGTGCAGGGACAAGATGCAGAAATTCAGCGATTGGCTCAGATTGGTGGAACGGCGGGCCAATTCAGCAGATCACAATTGAAGACGTTAATTGGTGTGGCAGAAGCCACAACATCGATTCGTGATGAGTTAGGTGCGATTGCGGAGAACGTGGCACCGGCAGAAATTTTGTCGTGGAGCATTCGTCAAACTTCTGAGCTGGCAGGTCATGTCGCTCGCGATTTGCGGGAACGACAGGTTGAGCCAGCAGCCCGGGAGCGCAGCCAGCAGTTGATCAAACGACTCACGGCCATCGTGCAGGTGCTCCGTGAATCGTCCTCAAGCCAGTCACAGACCGGGTCTGGTGGCGGTCGTTCCACCGAGAATGGGCCCGCAAATCAGGAAGGTAGCGGCCCACCCGGTGAAGCGATATCCAAGCTGGTGCAACTGCGGCTCATTCGCGACTTGCAGCAGGATCTCATGGCGCGAACCAAAGAGTTTGAGGCGGACGGTGCTCAGGGAACAACAGACGTTCAACGAGAACAACTCGCCCGGGAACAGGCGGAACTTCGTGAGCTGCTTTCGAACCTGCTGGATCAACTTTCTTCGCAGGCTTCAAGTCGTCCCAGCGAGAATCGTCCCAGCGAGAAGCCACTTTCGGAACAGCCGGCACCGAGTCCTCCGCTCAAAGACTCAACAGACAGGCCAATCGATCGTCCATTCAATGGGCCTGCAGACGAAGGGAGTCAGCCATGA
- the truA gene encoding tRNA pseudouridine(38-40) synthase TruA, translated as MNNLSRTLKLTIAYDGTAYCGWQTQPNGVSIQSTLMQAIQEFTAETPVLYAAGRTDAGVHAVGQVVSFSTTSPVPAANFRPALQRFLPDDIVIRQVEDVQPGFHAQFHARLKTYRYLFHNAPVWSPFYRQYALWHRTRLDEQAMDFAIRQIVGTFDFRSLETQWPNRKTSVRTVIKASVQRIRNWNLLGENGPPSEECQLDPEGEFLCMEITANGFLYNMVRTIAGTLIHIGRGKWGPEKLREIVDLQDRRRAGETAPAHGLYLWHVDYAPATQSLPTGDLPPAADDGGDPLAPPDAGCPSASAS; from the coding sequence GTGAACAATCTCTCGCGAACATTGAAGCTGACCATTGCCTACGATGGAACGGCCTATTGCGGCTGGCAAACTCAGCCCAACGGCGTGAGCATTCAATCGACGCTCATGCAGGCGATTCAAGAATTCACCGCCGAGACTCCCGTCCTCTATGCGGCTGGGCGGACCGATGCCGGTGTGCATGCTGTTGGGCAAGTCGTGAGTTTCTCGACGACGAGCCCTGTTCCCGCAGCCAACTTTCGACCAGCACTGCAAAGATTTCTGCCCGATGACATCGTGATCCGGCAGGTCGAAGATGTGCAGCCCGGTTTTCATGCCCAGTTTCATGCCCGGCTCAAAACCTATCGCTACCTCTTTCACAACGCGCCCGTCTGGTCACCTTTCTATCGGCAGTACGCACTCTGGCATCGCACGAGGCTCGATGAACAGGCGATGGACTTCGCGATTCGGCAGATCGTCGGCACATTCGATTTTCGCAGCCTCGAAACGCAATGGCCTAATCGAAAAACCAGTGTGCGAACAGTCATAAAAGCCAGTGTGCAACGCATTCGAAACTGGAATCTGCTGGGAGAAAACGGCCCTCCATCTGAGGAATGCCAACTCGATCCTGAGGGTGAGTTCCTCTGCATGGAGATCACGGCCAATGGTTTTCTCTACAACATGGTACGCACAATTGCCGGGACGTTGATCCATATTGGTCGCGGCAAGTGGGGCCCGGAAAAACTGCGTGAGATTGTTGATCTGCAGGATCGCCGACGGGCGGGTGAAACAGCACCGGCCCACGGACTTTATCTATGGCACGTCGACTACGCGCCAGCGACTCAATCTTTGCCCACTGGCGACTTGCCACCGGCTGCTGATGATGGTGGAGATCCTTTGGCACCACCAGATGCCGGCTGTCCTTCTGCCAGCGCCTCGTAG
- the serS gene encoding serine--tRNA ligase, which translates to MLDLQFICDNLELITKNCADRNVTIDLSRLLELRDKRIELIQQADQTRHAQKELSAAIPKVADPAEKQKLVAEGRTLREKIATFETQQQEVEAALREIQAQVPNLTHPDAPVGPDETFSKVIRTWGTPKAFDFKVRDHVELAEICDLIDFQAGTKVAGHGFYFLKNEAVLLELALVQFAIQKLVAKGFTPYVTPDLARHEVLEGTGYNPRGNETQIYSINGTDLSLVATAEIPLGGSLKDEILDIEQLPIRMAGLSHCFRTEAGAHGRASRGIYRVHQFTKVEMFAFTAPDLAASNAMHEEIVAIEEEVFQQLGIPYQVLDTCSGDLGAPAYRKYDLEAWMPGRNTFGEVTSASNCTDFQSRRLGIRCRLPEKKGTQHVHTLNGTCVAISRALIAVLENYQLADGGIEIPEILRPWVGKARIEPRHPIA; encoded by the coding sequence ATGCTGGATCTTCAGTTTATCTGCGACAATCTCGAACTGATCACGAAGAACTGTGCCGACCGCAACGTGACCATAGATCTGTCGCGATTATTGGAACTGCGGGACAAGCGGATTGAACTCATCCAGCAGGCCGATCAGACCCGCCATGCCCAGAAGGAACTTTCGGCGGCCATCCCCAAAGTGGCTGACCCCGCCGAGAAGCAGAAACTCGTAGCCGAAGGCCGGACTCTGCGCGAGAAAATCGCGACATTTGAAACGCAGCAGCAGGAGGTCGAAGCTGCCCTGCGCGAAATTCAGGCTCAGGTGCCCAATCTGACTCATCCTGACGCACCTGTCGGCCCGGATGAAACCTTCAGCAAAGTCATTCGCACTTGGGGAACACCCAAGGCGTTCGATTTTAAAGTGCGAGATCACGTCGAGCTGGCTGAGATCTGCGACCTGATTGATTTTCAGGCCGGTACTAAAGTCGCTGGCCATGGCTTTTACTTTTTGAAAAACGAAGCGGTGCTCCTCGAACTGGCACTGGTGCAGTTCGCCATCCAGAAGCTCGTGGCCAAAGGTTTTACGCCTTACGTCACTCCTGATCTGGCACGCCACGAAGTGCTCGAAGGGACAGGCTATAACCCGCGCGGCAACGAAACTCAGATCTACTCAATTAATGGAACTGATTTGAGTCTCGTCGCGACAGCCGAGATCCCGCTGGGTGGTTCCTTGAAGGATGAGATTCTCGATATCGAACAGTTACCCATTCGCATGGCCGGATTGTCACATTGCTTCCGCACAGAAGCCGGCGCTCATGGCCGGGCCAGCCGGGGGATTTATCGCGTTCATCAGTTTACCAAGGTCGAGATGTTTGCCTTCACAGCTCCCGACCTGGCCGCTTCCAACGCGATGCACGAAGAGATCGTGGCCATCGAAGAAGAAGTCTTCCAGCAGTTGGGCATTCCTTATCAGGTCCTCGATACCTGCAGTGGAGACCTCGGAGCACCAGCCTATCGCAAGTACGATTTAGAAGCCTGGATGCCCGGACGAAACACCTTTGGCGAAGTGACTTCAGCATCGAACTGCACCGATTTTCAATCGCGTCGGCTGGGGATTCGCTGCCGTCTGCCGGAGAAGAAGGGAACGCAGCATGTCCACACACTCAATGGAACCTGTGTGGCCATCAGTCGCGCCTTAATTGCCGTGTTGGAGAACTATCAGTTGGCTGATGGCGGGATTGAAATCCCGGAAATCTTGAGGCCCTGGGTGGGCAAAGCTCGCATTGAACCCCGCCACCCGATCGCCTGA
- a CDS encoding dipeptidase produces MMPSTLADELKNRRAENVKILCQLLSIPSVSADPQCADSLHQAAATLSELFQIAGTGWSCEVMPTAGYPIVWARYRAPGNRRRAIVYGHYDVQPADPLDLWTTPPFKPTLRDGKIYARGATDDKGQMLTHILSALAWMKTKGQLPIDLDYIIEGEEEVGSENLERFLAEHRDELKADVAVISDTSQYAPGWPAITTGLRGIFACEVRVHGPRKDLHSGVFGGAIPNPIRELTRLLSLLHNEHNEVQVPGFYTDVVPLTDADRAGFAELPFDQAAFLAETGAIGLRGEAGFTPLEQRWARPTLEFNGIYGGYTGPGPKTIVPASATAKITCRLVANQNPDVLMKSLEEFLRSHLHPSCRLEFTADHGCPAFLMDRQSPFLQAASKAIEAGFGKAPVFIREGGSIPVVATFKRLLEIDTLLLGWGQNTDNLHSPDEHFLIEDFHRGTLASAILWEELANV; encoded by the coding sequence ATGATGCCATCCACACTTGCTGATGAGTTGAAAAATCGTCGTGCAGAAAATGTCAAGATTCTTTGTCAACTCCTGTCGATCCCCTCCGTCAGTGCTGATCCTCAGTGCGCTGATTCACTCCACCAAGCTGCTGCAACTTTGAGCGAGTTGTTTCAAATTGCAGGCACTGGCTGGTCGTGTGAAGTCATGCCCACCGCTGGTTATCCGATCGTCTGGGCCCGCTATCGCGCACCAGGAAATCGTAGACGCGCTATTGTTTACGGGCACTACGATGTTCAACCGGCAGACCCTCTGGATCTTTGGACAACGCCCCCTTTCAAGCCCACCCTGCGTGATGGCAAAATCTATGCACGAGGAGCCACCGACGACAAAGGCCAGATGCTTACACACATCCTCTCGGCCCTCGCCTGGATGAAGACCAAAGGCCAGCTCCCCATTGATCTCGATTACATTATTGAAGGCGAAGAAGAGGTCGGTTCCGAGAACCTCGAACGCTTTCTCGCAGAGCACCGCGACGAACTCAAAGCCGATGTGGCGGTCATCAGCGATACCAGCCAGTACGCGCCAGGCTGGCCAGCCATCACCACAGGCTTAAGAGGCATTTTCGCCTGCGAAGTCCGCGTACATGGCCCACGGAAAGATCTGCATAGCGGTGTCTTCGGAGGAGCCATCCCGAATCCCATTCGCGAATTGACTCGCCTCTTAAGCCTCTTGCACAACGAACACAACGAAGTCCAGGTGCCAGGTTTCTATACGGATGTCGTCCCTCTGACAGACGCAGACCGGGCCGGGTTCGCCGAGCTCCCTTTCGATCAGGCCGCTTTTCTGGCAGAAACTGGTGCCATCGGTTTACGAGGCGAAGCCGGCTTTACTCCCCTTGAACAGCGCTGGGCCAGACCCACACTCGAATTCAACGGCATCTACGGTGGGTATACGGGCCCCGGCCCGAAAACCATCGTTCCCGCGAGTGCCACAGCCAAAATCACCTGCCGCCTGGTCGCCAACCAGAATCCAGATGTTCTGATGAAATCGCTCGAAGAGTTTCTCCGCAGTCACCTGCACCCCTCCTGCCGACTGGAGTTCACAGCCGATCACGGTTGCCCTGCATTTCTGATGGATCGGCAAAGCCCATTTCTGCAGGCTGCCAGCAAGGCCATTGAAGCCGGTTTCGGAAAAGCTCCGGTTTTCATTCGAGAAGGTGGTTCGATTCCAGTAGTGGCGACCTTCAAGCGTTTGCTGGAAATCGATACACTTCTCTTGGGATGGGGCCAGAACACTGACAATCTGCACAGTCCTGATGAGCATTTCTTAATCGAAGATTTTCATCGGGGAACTCTGGCCAGTGCCATCCTTTGGGAAGAACTGGCCAATGTTTGA
- a CDS encoding DUF1559 domain-containing protein, which yields MKMGSRKSGFTLIELLVVIAIIAILIALLLPAVQQAREAARRTQCRNNLKQLGLALHNYHDNALVFPPGHIGFNNATTPSFQGFAWSTMILPFVDQAPLYNVLANRFSSSVPYSTAVTPVVPTAAEVAAVATTFPAMRCPSDVGSNLVNATAISGTAASATYANAVGRSNYPGVTGVWLNGTTWDGLETAQANWTVANFRGIFAENSRVGIRDMTDGTSNSIVVGERCSPATETAGTNGMASWVSCFDRGTQAGRSSAYGDAAQRINVNVASGTVVSTAGATVAITANGPRGQNSAFSSLHTGGAHFLLGDGTVKFISENIDITIYRNLARVNDGNVIGEF from the coding sequence ATGAAGATGGGTTCGCGGAAGTCTGGCTTCACACTGATTGAGTTGCTGGTGGTGATTGCAATTATCGCCATCCTGATTGCATTGCTTCTCCCTGCTGTCCAGCAGGCCCGTGAAGCTGCACGCCGTACACAGTGCCGTAACAACCTGAAGCAGTTGGGTCTGGCACTGCACAACTACCATGACAATGCACTGGTTTTCCCACCAGGACACATTGGCTTCAATAACGCCACCACTCCATCGTTCCAGGGTTTCGCCTGGTCAACCATGATCCTGCCGTTTGTGGATCAGGCACCACTTTACAACGTGCTGGCAAACCGCTTTAGTTCCTCAGTGCCTTACTCCACAGCTGTGACTCCTGTTGTACCGACTGCTGCTGAAGTGGCCGCAGTGGCTACGACTTTCCCAGCGATGCGGTGTCCTTCGGACGTGGGTTCCAACCTGGTGAATGCCACTGCCATTTCCGGTACGGCGGCTTCAGCCACCTATGCCAACGCTGTGGGTCGTTCAAACTACCCAGGTGTCACTGGTGTGTGGTTGAACGGTACAACATGGGATGGTTTGGAAACAGCACAGGCTAACTGGACAGTCGCTAACTTCCGTGGCATTTTCGCTGAGAATAGCCGAGTTGGTATCCGCGACATGACTGACGGTACAAGCAACAGTATCGTTGTTGGTGAACGCTGTAGCCCAGCAACTGAGACTGCAGGAACGAATGGTATGGCTTCTTGGGTGAGCTGCTTTGATCGCGGTACACAAGCTGGTCGTTCATCGGCCTACGGCGACGCCGCCCAGCGTATCAATGTGAACGTAGCAAGTGGAACAGTTGTGAGCACTGCCGGTGCTACCGTTGCCATCACAGCTAACGGTCCTCGCGGGCAGAACTCAGCATTCAGCAGTCTCCACACAGGTGGTGCCCACTTCCTGTTGGGTGACGGCACTGTCAAGTTCATCAGCGAGAACATTGACATCACCATCTACCGCAACTTGGCTCGCGTTAACGACGGCAACGTCATTGGCGAGTTCTAA